A section of the Pseudomonas flavescens genome encodes:
- a CDS encoding CpaD family pilus assembly lipoprotein, producing the protein MSIRSLLPLLAVSLLVSGCDRHINQLREQRLAPYETAPQASVAPSALVASLQASGNGSFTAESLDNLNTLLRAQGRLSQQTLTLQPYTPSGERLAQRLASVLREQGAPAQQVIVMPSRLEAANGGDWDLQVVSEALVVTVPDCSIANQKAWTVKPYEAVGPLGCATRANLARMVSDPRDLMRPQALDAGDGMAAVNAVGRYHDDEIRELLDIDFQED; encoded by the coding sequence ATGTCCATTCGATCGCTGCTGCCGCTGCTGGCAGTTTCACTGCTGGTCTCCGGCTGTGACCGGCACATCAACCAACTGCGCGAACAACGCCTGGCCCCGTACGAAACCGCGCCACAGGCCAGCGTCGCCCCCTCCGCGCTGGTCGCCTCACTGCAGGCCAGTGGCAACGGCAGCTTCACGGCCGAGTCACTGGACAACCTCAACACCCTCCTGCGCGCCCAGGGCCGGCTGTCACAGCAGACGCTGACCCTGCAGCCCTATACCCCGAGCGGCGAGCGCCTGGCTCAGCGGCTGGCCAGCGTACTGCGCGAACAGGGCGCGCCCGCGCAGCAGGTGATCGTCATGCCGTCGCGCCTGGAAGCGGCCAATGGTGGTGACTGGGATCTGCAGGTGGTCTCCGAAGCCCTGGTCGTGACAGTGCCGGACTGCAGCATCGCCAACCAGAAAGCCTGGACGGTCAAACCCTACGAGGCCGTTGGCCCGCTGGGCTGCGCCACCCGCGCCAACCTCGCCCGCATGGTCTCGGACCCACGTGACCTGATGCGTCCTCAGGCGCTGGATGCCGGCGACGGCATGGCTGCCGTGAATGCGGTTGGCCGTTACCACGACGACGAGATCCGTGAACTGCTCGACATCGACTTCCAGGAAGACTGA
- a CDS encoding type II secretion system F family protein → MTNWLDDPLASVALAILLAGIGLLLIALHQRSRPAALRERLLPGSQRSSPALGAAQVNDILRQQGMQLPPRLQALLLPVARVGETLAGTDQDRQKLRRLLSMAGLRNREALGLLLAGKYALGLLLAGIVLFGVLEPGSRLGLNGLAGGLIALFVGTTLPEVWLKLRSAQRGERLERSLPDGLDLMVICAEAGLPLGRVLQVVSKELTLSAPELADELRYTYAELQILSDRPRALLNLAERTGAKGIESMVATLIQAERYGTPLSQALRTISEESRKTLILTLEERAGKLPAQLSVPLMTLILPPIVAMMGAPAMVRIVRLLSQ, encoded by the coding sequence ATGACCAACTGGCTCGATGACCCGCTGGCCAGCGTCGCCCTGGCCATTCTGCTCGCTGGCATCGGCCTGCTGCTGATCGCCCTGCACCAGCGTTCGAGACCGGCGGCACTGCGTGAACGGCTGTTGCCCGGCAGCCAGCGGAGCAGCCCTGCTCTGGGAGCGGCTCAAGTCAACGACATCTTGCGCCAGCAGGGCATGCAACTGCCGCCACGCCTGCAGGCCTTGTTGCTGCCGGTGGCGCGCGTGGGTGAAACGCTCGCCGGCACCGACCAGGATCGCCAGAAACTGCGGCGGCTGCTATCCATGGCCGGCCTGCGCAACCGCGAAGCGCTGGGCCTGCTGCTGGCCGGCAAATATGCACTGGGTCTGCTGCTGGCCGGTATCGTGCTGTTCGGTGTGCTCGAACCTGGTTCGCGGCTGGGCCTCAACGGCCTGGCAGGCGGTCTGATCGCGCTGTTCGTCGGTACCACCCTGCCGGAAGTCTGGCTCAAGCTGCGCAGCGCTCAGCGCGGCGAACGCCTGGAACGCAGCCTGCCGGACGGCCTCGATCTGATGGTGATCTGTGCCGAAGCCGGTCTGCCCCTCGGCCGTGTGCTGCAGGTGGTCTCCAAGGAGCTGACCCTCTCGGCCCCGGAGCTGGCCGACGAGCTGCGCTACACCTATGCCGAGCTGCAGATCCTCAGCGATCGCCCGCGCGCCTTGCTCAATCTCGCCGAACGCACGGGTGCCAAAGGTATCGAGAGCATGGTCGCGACCCTGATCCAGGCCGAACGCTACGGCACGCCGCTGTCTCAGGCGCTGCGCACCATTTCCGAGGAAAGCCGCAAGACCCTGATCCTCACGCTCGAAGAGCGCGCCGGCAAGCTGCCTGCCCAACTCAGCGTTCCGTTGATGACCCTGATCCTTCCCCCCATCGTGGCGATGATGGGTGCACCGGCCATGGTGCGCATCGTCCGCCTGCTCAGCCAATGA
- a CDS encoding type II secretion system F family protein, producing MDAVLDLLTLLVFVAVILAVLAARSLSRRGQGDKAVHLRLLKLKATLDGQARQDSSLPTVDGILRDMERTPFADLPLLGPHIARIWLGLSVLGWQKNLGMRVTLTAFASLMIGVLLGRETPFPVLGSLLLGLFAFAVLALLGYRSGMAKHLHELKMSLPEAIDAVTRTARAGVPVSNAFALVGPNLTGPLALEFALIDNWLRLGVPLRQAMQDSARRIPLNEYRFFAVILIINQEAGGRLGETLDRLSATLRDRQELHLKIQAKTSEARASAKIVASLVPFALGYMYLNSPKDFHFLLNDPTGNIVLFYAFGSVALGLTITQLMVRRVS from the coding sequence ATGGACGCCGTACTCGACCTGCTGACCCTGCTGGTATTCGTCGCCGTGATTCTCGCCGTGCTCGCGGCCCGCAGCCTGTCCCGACGCGGTCAGGGCGACAAGGCCGTGCACCTGCGCCTGTTGAAGCTCAAGGCGACGCTGGACGGCCAGGCTCGTCAGGACAGCAGCCTGCCGACGGTAGACGGCATTCTGCGCGACATGGAGCGCACGCCATTCGCCGACCTGCCCCTGCTCGGCCCGCATATCGCCCGTATCTGGCTCGGCCTCAGCGTGCTGGGCTGGCAGAAGAACCTCGGCATGCGCGTGACCCTGACCGCATTCGCCAGCTTGATGATCGGCGTGCTGCTCGGCCGCGAAACGCCCTTCCCCGTGCTCGGCAGCCTGCTGCTGGGCCTGTTCGCCTTCGCCGTACTGGCCCTGCTGGGGTACCGCAGCGGCATGGCCAAGCACCTGCACGAACTGAAGATGAGCCTGCCGGAAGCCATCGACGCGGTGACCCGTACCGCCCGTGCCGGGGTGCCGGTCAGCAATGCCTTCGCGCTGGTCGGACCAAACCTCACAGGCCCCCTGGCCCTGGAATTCGCCCTGATCGACAACTGGCTGCGCCTCGGCGTGCCGTTGCGCCAGGCCATGCAGGATTCGGCACGGCGCATTCCGCTCAACGAGTATCGGTTCTTCGCGGTGATCCTGATCATCAACCAGGAAGCCGGTGGCCGTCTTGGAGAAACCCTCGACCGCCTCTCCGCCACTTTGCGCGACCGCCAGGAACTGCACCTGAAGATCCAGGCCAAGACCTCCGAGGCACGTGCATCGGCAAAGATCGTCGCCTCACTGGTGCCCTTCGCGCTGGGCTACATGTACCTCAATTCGCCAAAGGACTTTCACTTCCTGCTCAACGACCCGACCGGCAATATCGTGCTCTTCTACGCCTTCGGTAGCGTCGCCCTGGGTCTGACGATCACCCAACTGATGGTTCGGAGGGTGTCATGA
- a CDS encoding AAA family ATPase codes for MNDTSIHSQATANLMLFAVDSEQAGHYGERLARLGLGAEQARTGGLAAAIAWSRGNPSPELLVVDLDDDPLPLQSLAELAEVCDPACHIVALGSKQDVDLYRSLLHGGVFDYLVKPVPLDLLAATLNRARTLGHSDPHGVRSGRTIAVTGASGGCGTSTVAAGLGLLLSQQRHTATAIVDFDRSNGDQNLLLGYDGEAGLAGALSSSEIDTRLLQRAMGQINERLHLLAQTPVLRADAALDREHLLNLGGNLCRLFNQVIWDLPASQPPGSLDVLAHAQTRIVITDLSVQDARNLHRLLREIGDESDGQQLLVVANAARGHASAVVEREQFEAFIERPIDLLLPHAAGALAGSLLSGPLRLDDAAGFKDALLDLADLATGHSPKRAASVSGSLLARLRQVLNRQRPAA; via the coding sequence ATGAACGACACCTCGATCCACAGCCAAGCCACGGCGAATCTCATGCTGTTCGCCGTCGACAGCGAACAGGCCGGGCATTACGGCGAACGCCTCGCCCGCCTCGGCCTCGGCGCCGAACAGGCGCGTACCGGAGGCCTGGCCGCCGCCATCGCCTGGAGTCGCGGCAACCCGTCACCGGAGCTTCTCGTCGTCGATCTGGATGACGATCCGCTGCCCCTGCAGTCACTGGCCGAACTGGCCGAAGTCTGCGACCCCGCCTGCCATATCGTCGCCCTGGGCAGCAAGCAGGACGTCGACCTGTACCGCAGCCTGCTGCACGGCGGCGTGTTCGATTACCTGGTCAAGCCGGTGCCGCTGGATCTGCTCGCCGCGACCCTGAACCGCGCCCGCACCCTCGGCCACAGCGACCCGCATGGTGTGCGCAGTGGTCGTACCATCGCCGTCACCGGCGCATCCGGCGGCTGCGGCACCAGCACGGTGGCCGCCGGCCTCGGCTTGCTGTTGTCGCAACAACGCCACACGGCCACTGCGATCGTCGACTTCGACCGCAGCAACGGCGATCAGAATCTGCTGCTCGGCTATGACGGCGAGGCCGGCCTGGCCGGCGCGCTGTCCAGCAGCGAGATCGACACCCGCCTGCTGCAACGGGCCATGGGACAAATCAACGAGCGCCTGCACCTGTTGGCCCAGACACCCGTGCTGCGTGCCGATGCCGCGCTCGACCGCGAGCACCTGCTGAACCTCGGCGGCAACCTCTGCCGTCTGTTCAACCAGGTGATCTGGGATCTGCCGGCCAGCCAGCCGCCAGGCAGCCTCGATGTGCTGGCCCACGCCCAGACGCGCATCGTCATCACCGACCTGAGCGTACAGGACGCTCGCAACCTGCATCGCCTGCTGCGCGAAATCGGTGACGAGAGCGACGGCCAGCAATTGCTGGTGGTCGCCAACGCCGCTCGCGGCCATGCCTCGGCGGTCGTCGAACGAGAGCAGTTCGAGGCGTTCATCGAGCGCCCCATCGACCTGCTGCTGCCCCATGCCGCTGGCGCTCTGGCCGGCAGCCTGCTGAGCGGGCCACTGAGGCTGGACGATGCAGCCGGGTTCAAGGATGCGCTGCTGGACCTGGCCGACCTCGCCACCGGTCATTCACCGAAACGCGCTGCCAGCGTCTCGGGCAGCCTGCTGGCACGCCTGCGCCAGGTCTTGAACCGTCAGCGCCCTGCGGCCTGA
- a CDS encoding TadE/TadG family type IV pilus assembly protein, with product MSNSLKRQRGNALVEGALSLPLLIGAALLIGDLYNINLARAHLEQSAHGIASTLAMQNRLDQDGLQALIDQVAAPDILGDYELLISKVNLDRSMTWRPLRRGNLEGLCAENSEGERYTGELPEEIERTAAESEETAASSASILVVQLCRNSDNLALSNGLLLDKDMQAIAFGRMVYSEVALDRLLSEEVGVDYQD from the coding sequence ATGAGCAACAGCCTCAAGCGTCAGCGCGGCAATGCCCTGGTCGAAGGCGCCCTGAGCCTGCCATTGCTGATCGGCGCAGCCCTGTTGATCGGCGATCTGTACAACATCAACCTGGCTCGCGCCCACCTCGAACAATCGGCCCATGGCATCGCCAGCACGCTGGCCATGCAGAACCGTCTTGATCAGGACGGCCTGCAGGCACTTATCGATCAGGTCGCTGCGCCGGATATCCTGGGCGATTACGAACTGTTGATCAGCAAGGTGAACCTCGACCGCAGCATGACCTGGCGCCCACTGCGACGGGGCAATCTCGAAGGGCTGTGCGCCGAGAACTCGGAAGGCGAGCGCTACACGGGCGAACTCCCCGAGGAGATAGAACGGACAGCGGCAGAAAGCGAAGAGACCGCGGCCAGCAGCGCGTCGATACTGGTCGTGCAGCTCTGTCGCAACAGTGACAACCTGGCACTGAGCAATGGCCTGCTGCTGGACAAGGACATGCAGGCCATCGCCTTTGGGCGAATGGTCTACAGCGAAGTCGCACTGGACCGGCTGCTGAGCGAGGAAGTCGGCGTGGATTATCAGGACTGA
- a CDS encoding type II and III secretion system protein family protein, giving the protein MKFAYTPLALSLTCLLAAGSLASGFAQAQTQEELDLPVAEPADYNPDLDLQFAREYYAQNGMASPAEAASPTPKPAPRPVRKQLVQVDETETVQLMLNQGRLLQLPRAAATVMVANPEIASYQVPTPGSVFVFAKAPGTTTLYALDGNDEVISAIRLVASQDMAALGRLGDQIAHEIPGAKVEFLPSGSSLIVRGSVRTPQQAKQVMDSVEANLGAASSSAGGNARAPQGGQQGQTPAPRVINQLKVELSAQVNISVRIVEVSRSLSTSLGLNWDVALKDGNYFLRNGASLFDATTGAFSGGTATNAVAGGFHRNGSTTVAGLLTALSEDGLATVLAEPNLTAMSGETAGFAAGGEVPIVTFVNNSVNIDYKQYGVIMRMTPTLLSPKRISLHVAPEVSDLSNDGAVELDGFTIPAFKVRRADTTVELASGQSFALAGMLRSNLAQQINGVPGLKSIPGLGRLFETETNTQEDTELVIIATAYVVEPTAPGDLQTPGRGIRALDAQLPAQATAGYLF; this is encoded by the coding sequence ATGAAGTTCGCGTATACCCCTCTCGCCCTGTCCCTGACCTGTCTGCTCGCCGCCGGCAGTCTCGCCTCCGGGTTCGCACAAGCGCAAACACAGGAAGAACTCGATCTGCCGGTTGCAGAGCCGGCCGATTACAACCCGGATCTGGATCTGCAGTTCGCCCGCGAGTACTACGCGCAGAATGGCATGGCCAGCCCCGCCGAGGCGGCAAGCCCCACGCCAAAACCTGCTCCACGCCCGGTGCGCAAGCAACTTGTGCAGGTCGACGAAACCGAAACCGTGCAACTGATGCTCAACCAGGGCCGCCTGCTGCAACTGCCACGCGCCGCCGCCACCGTGATGGTGGCCAACCCCGAAATCGCCAGCTATCAGGTGCCGACGCCGGGTAGCGTCTTCGTGTTCGCCAAGGCCCCCGGTACCACCACGCTCTACGCGCTGGATGGCAACGATGAAGTGATTTCCGCCATCCGCCTGGTAGCCAGCCAGGATATGGCAGCACTCGGCCGCCTGGGCGACCAGATCGCCCACGAGATTCCCGGCGCCAAGGTCGAGTTTCTGCCGTCCGGCAGCAGTCTGATCGTACGCGGCAGCGTACGTACCCCGCAGCAGGCCAAGCAGGTGATGGACAGCGTGGAGGCCAACCTCGGCGCAGCATCCAGCAGCGCGGGCGGCAATGCCCGTGCACCGCAGGGCGGTCAGCAGGGGCAGACACCCGCACCCAGAGTGATCAACCAGCTAAAGGTCGAGCTCTCCGCCCAGGTCAACATCAGCGTGCGCATCGTCGAAGTCTCTCGCAGCCTGAGCACTTCGCTGGGGCTGAACTGGGACGTCGCGCTGAAAGACGGCAACTACTTCCTGCGCAATGGCGCGTCGCTGTTCGACGCGACCACTGGCGCCTTCAGCGGCGGCACGGCCACCAACGCGGTGGCCGGCGGCTTCCACCGCAACGGCTCGACCACCGTGGCCGGCCTGCTCACCGCTCTTTCCGAAGACGGCCTGGCTACGGTGCTGGCCGAGCCGAACCTGACCGCGATGTCCGGCGAAACCGCCGGTTTCGCTGCCGGTGGCGAGGTGCCGATCGTGACCTTCGTCAACAACAGCGTGAACATCGATTACAAACAGTACGGCGTGATCATGCGCATGACGCCAACCCTGCTGTCGCCCAAACGCATCAGCCTGCACGTGGCACCCGAGGTCAGCGACCTGTCCAACGACGGCGCGGTGGAGCTGGACGGTTTCACCATCCCGGCCTTCAAGGTGCGCCGCGCCGATACCACGGTGGAACTGGCCAGCGGCCAGAGTTTCGCCCTCGCCGGCATGCTGCGCAGCAACCTCGCGCAACAGATCAATGGCGTGCCCGGGCTGAAGAGCATTCCCGGCCTCGGCCGCCTGTTCGAGACCGAAACCAACACCCAGGAAGACACCGAACTGGTGATCATCGCCACCGCCTATGTGGTCGAGCCCACCGCTCCCGGCGATCTGCAAACACCTGGCCGCGGCATTCGTGCGCTGGATGCCCAGCTACCTGCCCAGGCCACCGCCGGCTATCTGTTCTGA
- a CDS encoding Flp family type IVb pilin, whose product MANQLKKFLADESGVTAIEYGILAAAMAAAIGVIFGSDGVFVTALKERFSSIADQITNTNNPGSSK is encoded by the coding sequence ATGGCCAACCAACTGAAGAAATTCCTGGCCGATGAAAGCGGTGTGACCGCCATCGAATACGGCATTCTCGCCGCCGCCATGGCCGCAGCCATTGGCGTGATCTTCGGCTCGGACGGTGTGTTCGTCACCGCTCTCAAGGAGCGTTTCTCGTCGATCGCCGACCAGATCACCAATACCAACAATCCCGGCAGCAGCAAGTAA
- a CDS encoding TadE/TadG family type IV pilus assembly protein, whose amino-acid sequence MNAKALLREQDGVTAVETALILPVLLFGVMMIFELARIALMIGVGSLALERSLQDFRQDRAFYQQSPETLQEAIETRLVEGSYGLLDQSDLQVELLAFDNLRQFGGGQPNAELDDGDASPQVLSVTVDMTQHFITPLPALFGLGDAFQYQYRQLLGNLTSEREAEQQER is encoded by the coding sequence ATGAATGCCAAGGCGTTGCTGCGCGAGCAGGATGGCGTCACCGCCGTGGAGACCGCGCTGATCCTGCCGGTCCTGCTGTTCGGTGTGATGATGATCTTCGAACTGGCGCGCATCGCGCTGATGATCGGCGTCGGCAGCCTGGCGCTGGAGCGCTCGCTACAGGATTTCCGCCAGGATCGCGCCTTCTACCAGCAGAGCCCGGAAACCCTTCAGGAGGCCATCGAGACCCGCCTGGTCGAAGGCTCCTATGGCCTGCTCGACCAGAGCGACCTGCAGGTCGAGCTGCTGGCCTTCGACAACCTGCGCCAGTTCGGCGGCGGCCAGCCCAATGCCGAGCTCGATGATGGGGACGCTTCGCCCCAAGTACTGAGCGTCACCGTCGATATGACCCAGCATTTCATCACCCCACTGCCGGCCCTGTTCGGCCTGGGTGACGCCTTTCAATATCAGTACCGCCAACTGCTGGGTAACCTGACCAGCGAGCGTGAAGCGGAGCAGCAAGAACGATGA
- a CDS encoding tetratricopeptide repeat protein, which yields MHLIRPLLLPALLVLALSGCASIGLPNANPSLGKEAREALHLAHTLRDNGRLQAAHAVYARMDERGQLDGSYLLEYASVASAVRPAQEALALYQRAQLALASDSSRLPNEQRLALCNGTGRARLALGQATQAERDFRCALEASPNDATALNGLGVAMNLQGQNDQARQQFELALQNAPGYSPALNNLALSWLANGDSSRAIGLLNGARGQGDISLQLNLALAYVISGHDDTAKRVLLDNLEEEYATRILDGFRAARERIQGGAPLASELLAASQQPLSLKEQD from the coding sequence ATGCACCTGATCCGCCCTCTTCTCCTGCCTGCCCTGCTGGTCCTGGCACTCAGCGGCTGCGCCAGCATCGGCTTGCCGAACGCCAATCCCTCACTGGGCAAGGAAGCCAGGGAAGCCCTGCATCTCGCCCACACCCTGCGTGACAATGGCCGCCTGCAGGCGGCTCACGCGGTCTATGCGCGCATGGACGAACGCGGCCAGCTCGATGGCAGCTACCTGCTCGAATACGCCAGCGTCGCCAGTGCCGTGCGACCTGCGCAGGAAGCCCTGGCCTTGTACCAGCGCGCTCAGCTGGCGCTCGCCAGCGACAGCAGCCGCTTGCCGAACGAGCAACGTCTGGCGCTGTGCAACGGCACGGGGCGCGCACGCCTGGCACTGGGTCAGGCCACCCAGGCAGAACGGGACTTCCGTTGCGCCCTGGAGGCCAGCCCCAACGATGCCACGGCCCTTAACGGCCTGGGCGTGGCGATGAACCTGCAAGGCCAGAACGATCAGGCGCGCCAACAATTCGAACTGGCCCTGCAAAACGCCCCTGGCTACAGCCCGGCGCTGAATAATCTGGCACTGTCCTGGCTGGCCAATGGCGACAGCAGCCGGGCCATTGGCCTGCTCAACGGCGCACGCGGCCAAGGCGATATTTCACTGCAGCTCAACCTCGCCCTGGCCTATGTGATTTCCGGCCATGACGACACCGCGAAACGGGTCCTGCTCGACAATCTGGAAGAGGAATACGCCACGCGGATTCTCGACGGCTTCCGCGCCGCCCGCGAACGCATTCAGGGTGGCGCGCCGCTGGCAAGCGAACTGCTGGCCGCCAGTCAGCAGCCTCTGTCACTCAAGGAGCAGGACTGA
- the cpaB gene encoding Flp pilus assembly protein CpaB: MKTPSVLLLAGTLLVAGSAALLARVLLTPPPPPPQVVESKPVEQPKPRHPAILVASRDLRPGDFIDPSALRWQASDTAHDDRLYFVEGGEESRLLTGASVRQPIAAGAALTSNLVVKANEPGFIATVVKPGMRAIAVPTSNSASLYSMLSLGDRVDVLVNLQRDQEQAQGDAQQTPRLAAQTLLQDVRVLSINNRVRSPLQPMPVADAKAQKKGPDAYPDSYPEIVTLEVPPVYAERLALASQIGTLQLVLRSSLEASDGQAKLGTDRVTTLAQTTSVYKASAQTSTPNVQTFRGDAATAVQFGSR, translated from the coding sequence ATGAAAACCCCTTCCGTCCTTCTTCTGGCCGGCACCCTGCTGGTTGCCGGTAGCGCTGCGCTGCTGGCTCGCGTACTGCTCACCCCACCACCGCCCCCTCCACAAGTGGTCGAGAGCAAGCCCGTGGAGCAGCCCAAGCCCAGGCACCCGGCAATTCTGGTCGCCAGCCGTGACCTGCGCCCAGGGGATTTCATCGACCCGTCGGCGCTGCGCTGGCAAGCCAGCGATACGGCCCATGACGATCGCCTGTATTTCGTCGAGGGGGGTGAAGAAAGCCGCCTGCTGACCGGTGCCAGCGTGCGCCAGCCGATTGCCGCCGGTGCCGCGCTGACCAGCAACCTGGTGGTCAAGGCCAACGAACCCGGCTTCATCGCGACCGTGGTCAAGCCAGGGATGCGTGCCATCGCCGTACCGACCAGCAACAGTGCCAGCCTGTACAGCATGCTCAGCCTGGGCGACCGAGTCGATGTGCTGGTCAACCTGCAGCGCGATCAGGAACAAGCCCAGGGCGACGCTCAGCAGACGCCGCGCCTGGCAGCACAGACCCTGCTGCAGGACGTGCGCGTGCTGTCGATCAACAACCGCGTGCGCAGCCCGCTGCAGCCGATGCCGGTGGCAGACGCCAAGGCTCAGAAGAAGGGCCCGGACGCCTACCCTGACTCCTACCCGGAAATCGTCACCCTGGAAGTCCCGCCCGTGTATGCCGAACGCCTGGCCCTGGCCAGCCAGATCGGCACCTTGCAACTGGTTCTGCGCAGCAGCCTGGAAGCCAGCGACGGGCAGGCCAAGCTAGGCACTGACCGGGTCACCACGCTGGCCCAGACCACCAGCGTCTACAAGGCGTCGGCGCAAACCTCTACACCGAACGTGCAGACCTTCCGTGGCGATGCAGCCACCGCCGTGCAATTTGGCTCCCGGTGA
- a CDS encoding A24 family peptidase, with protein MDTDTFSLLVLLPALAFVCASDLLYRRIHNLLILVLLALWLILPVCAPFGFGPWGDLSGGELLERIARNLLGATLVMLVGYGLFCLGRVGAGDVKLMAVICLWMGQGNQVTFLIVTALAGGLLALALPLLATLETALAQAWQRLGANCPSLQIPTPTVLTDDRPAGIPYGLAIAAGALYTLLGPIHY; from the coding sequence ATGGACACGGATACCTTCAGCCTTTTAGTCCTGCTGCCGGCGCTGGCTTTCGTCTGCGCCTCGGACCTGCTCTACCGGCGCATACACAACCTGCTGATTCTGGTGCTGCTGGCACTGTGGCTGATATTGCCGGTCTGCGCGCCGTTCGGTTTCGGCCCCTGGGGCGACCTGAGCGGCGGCGAACTGCTGGAGCGCATCGCCCGCAACCTGCTGGGTGCCACGCTGGTGATGCTGGTGGGCTACGGCCTGTTCTGTCTCGGTCGAGTCGGTGCGGGGGACGTCAAGCTGATGGCAGTCATCTGCCTGTGGATGGGACAGGGCAATCAAGTGACCTTCCTCATCGTCACCGCATTGGCCGGTGGCCTGTTGGCACTGGCCCTGCCCTTGCTCGCGACGCTGGAGACCGCACTGGCGCAGGCCTGGCAACGCCTCGGCGCCAACTGTCCATCCCTGCAGATACCTACGCCAACGGTACTGACCGACGACAGGCCTGCCGGAATCCCGTACGGCCTGGCCATCGCGGCGGGTGCCCTCTACACGCTGTTAGGCCCCATTCACTACTGA
- a CDS encoding CpaF family protein → MLIRHPTRSREARKTTAPQATPEATQDVRATSVQRTAQARPTDSLGAQNRKLIRGYLYDQIDPLKAAAMGRDKLRGQIESMIRRICDDNRLQLSRQEEEAIGEEMLNEMVGIGPIEPLLADDSVNDILVNGAGQVFVERFGKLELSSITFVDEEHVFNTAQRIAAAVGRRIDESHPMVDARLADGSRVNVITYPLAIDGTTISIRKFMRRNMSLEILAERGALSMEMVEVLRRAMVAKLNIIVSGGTGAGKTTLLNALSQKISFDDRIITIEDAAELQLQQIHVVRLETRPVSAEGTGKVDQRDLVRNALRMRPDRIILGEVRGGESFDMLQAMNTGHDGSLCTVHANTPRDAIMRMENMVMMASMQLPLEAIRRQIASAVNLIVQVERMRDGGRRIVSITEVCGMENDVIQTQELFAFKTSSIDAQGRLVGQYVASGQRPQFYGTHAHLFEGQH, encoded by the coding sequence ATGCTTATCCGCCATCCCACCCGCAGCCGCGAAGCGCGCAAGACCACTGCGCCGCAAGCGACCCCCGAAGCAACCCAGGACGTGCGCGCCACCAGCGTGCAGCGCACTGCACAGGCACGCCCCACCGATAGCCTCGGAGCACAGAATCGCAAGCTGATTCGCGGCTACCTCTACGACCAGATCGACCCTCTCAAGGCGGCGGCCATGGGGCGCGACAAGTTGCGCGGGCAGATCGAGTCGATGATCCGCCGCATCTGCGACGACAATCGCCTGCAGCTGTCGCGCCAGGAAGAGGAAGCCATCGGCGAGGAAATGCTCAACGAGATGGTCGGTATCGGGCCCATCGAGCCGCTGCTGGCCGACGACTCGGTGAACGATATTCTGGTCAACGGCGCCGGCCAGGTGTTCGTCGAGCGCTTCGGCAAACTGGAACTGTCGTCGATCACTTTCGTCGACGAGGAACACGTCTTCAATACCGCCCAACGCATCGCTGCCGCCGTGGGCAGGCGCATCGACGAAAGCCATCCGATGGTCGATGCGCGCCTGGCCGACGGCAGCCGGGTCAACGTCATCACCTACCCACTGGCGATCGACGGCACGACCATTTCGATCCGCAAGTTCATGCGGCGCAACATGTCGCTGGAGATCCTCGCCGAACGCGGCGCGCTGTCCATGGAGATGGTCGAGGTGTTGCGCCGGGCGATGGTCGCCAAGCTCAACATCATCGTGTCTGGCGGCACCGGCGCGGGCAAGACCACGCTGCTCAACGCCCTGTCGCAGAAGATCAGCTTCGATGACCGCATCATCACCATCGAAGACGCAGCGGAACTGCAACTGCAACAGATTCACGTGGTGCGCCTGGAGACCCGCCCGGTCAGCGCCGAAGGCACCGGCAAGGTCGACCAGCGCGATCTGGTACGCAACGCCCTGCGCATGCGCCCGGACCGCATCATTCTCGGCGAGGTGCGCGGCGGTGAGAGCTTCGACATGCTGCAGGCAATGAACACCGGCCACGACGGTTCGCTCTGCACGGTGCACGCCAACACCCCACGCGACGCCATCATGCGTATGGAAAACATGGTGATGATGGCCAGCATGCAGCTCCCTCTGGAAGCCATTCGCCGGCAGATCGCCAGTGCCGTGAACCTGATCGTGCAGGTCGAACGCATGCGTGACGGCGGTCGACGGATCGTCTCCATCACCGAGGTGTGCGGCATGGAAAACGACGTGATCCAGACTCAGGAATTGTTCGCCTTCAAGACCAGCAGCATCGATGCCCAGGGGCGCCTGGTCGGGCAGTACGTGGCCAGCGGGCAGCGCCCGCAGTTCTACGGCACCCACGCACACCTGTTCGAAGGCCAGCACTGA